The following are from one region of the Thermoproteus uzoniensis 768-20 genome:
- a CDS encoding RNA methyltransferase: MSFLIKSDTACWRDFPPEPLVKGRADVLLDFALEALRAGASRVYLTFCDGVVVEVEQTSARSARELARELPNMRRYEASLRDIVGRWAGPVFYLHESGIDIDRASIPRDSLIVVGDQDGLSQEDEEFLRGRATWVSIGPLPYLSWFCAPYVARKMGLSPRRQ, from the coding sequence TTGAGCTTCCTGATAAAGTCAGACACAGCCTGCTGGCGGGATTTCCCGCCCGAGCCCTTGGTCAAGGGGAGGGCCGACGTCCTCCTCGACTTCGCTCTGGAGGCCTTGAGGGCCGGCGCGTCGAGGGTCTATCTGACCTTCTGCGACGGAGTCGTAGTGGAGGTCGAGCAGACCTCGGCGAGAAGCGCCAGGGAGCTCGCCAGGGAGTTGCCCAACATGAGGCGCTACGAGGCGTCTCTGAGGGATATAGTGGGGAGGTGGGCCGGGCCCGTCTTCTATCTGCACGAGTCGGGCATCGACATAGATAGGGCGTCTATCCCGCGCGATTCGTTGATTGTGGTGGGGGATCAAGACGGCCTCTCGCAAGAGGACGAGGAGTTCTTGAGGGGGAGGGCCACGTGGGTCTCCATAGGCCCTCTGCCCTACCTCAGCTGGTTCTGCGCGCCCTACGTGGCCAGAAAGATGGGTCTGTCCCCCAGACGTCAGTAG
- the hmgA gene encoding hydroxymethylglutaryl-CoA reductase (NADPH), whose translation MEEIIEALDSGKLKLHELDKELGDSNKAAEYRRRFLERKLGVKLEAIGSTVIDFNKAVGRNIENPIGAAQIPIGVAGPLLVEGEYARGMFYIPLATTEGALVASVNRGAKIVTESGGARARVVRDGMARAPLFKLPSLIDALDFVKWVEAHREEIKRAAESTTRHGKLKEIQPFVVGNNVWLRFVFETGDAMGMNMATIASEAAAKYIERGYPKAELVALSGNMCVDKKPNAVNFLMGRGKTVVAEALIRREALSRLGVTPEAVHEVNVRKNLLGSALAHSYGFNAHFANIITAIFIATGQDVAQVVESSMGITWTEPREEGLYISVTLPSLEVGTVGGGTGLPTQREALSMLGVAGSGDPPGVNALKFAEIVASAVLAGELNLILALARNELARAHQALGRSRQ comes from the coding sequence GTGGAGGAAATAATCGAGGCCCTGGACAGCGGGAAGCTGAAGCTACACGAGCTCGACAAGGAGTTGGGCGACTCCAACAAGGCGGCGGAGTACAGGAGGAGGTTCCTGGAGAGGAAGCTGGGCGTGAAGCTGGAGGCCATAGGGTCCACCGTGATAGACTTCAACAAGGCGGTGGGCAGAAATATCGAGAACCCCATAGGCGCCGCCCAAATACCGATAGGCGTGGCCGGGCCTCTGCTAGTCGAGGGGGAGTACGCGAGAGGCATGTTCTACATACCGCTGGCCACGACCGAGGGCGCCCTCGTGGCTTCGGTCAACAGAGGCGCCAAGATAGTGACGGAGTCCGGCGGAGCGAGGGCTAGGGTCGTCAGAGACGGCATGGCGAGGGCGCCCCTCTTCAAGCTACCGTCCTTGATAGACGCCTTGGATTTCGTCAAGTGGGTCGAGGCCCATAGGGAGGAGATAAAGAGGGCCGCGGAGTCCACCACTAGACACGGGAAGCTGAAGGAGATACAGCCGTTCGTTGTGGGGAACAACGTCTGGCTCAGGTTCGTGTTCGAGACCGGCGACGCCATGGGGATGAACATGGCCACCATAGCGTCGGAGGCGGCCGCTAAATACATAGAGAGGGGCTACCCCAAGGCCGAGCTGGTCGCGTTGAGCGGGAACATGTGCGTCGACAAGAAGCCCAACGCCGTCAATTTCCTGATGGGGAGGGGCAAGACGGTCGTAGCCGAGGCGTTGATAAGGAGGGAGGCGCTGTCGAGGCTCGGAGTGACTCCTGAGGCCGTACACGAGGTCAACGTGAGGAAGAACCTCCTCGGCTCTGCCCTCGCCCATTCCTACGGCTTCAACGCGCACTTCGCCAATATAATAACTGCGATATTCATCGCGACGGGGCAAGACGTGGCGCAAGTCGTCGAGTCGAGCATGGGCATTACCTGGACCGAGCCGCGGGAGGAGGGGCTCTACATATCGGTTACTCTCCCAAGCCTTGAGGTCGGCACTGTCGGCGGCGGTACCGGGCTCCCGACACAACGGGAGGCCCTCTCCATGTTGGGGGTCGCGGGGTCGGGCGACCCGCCCGGCGTCAACGCGCTCAAATTCGCCGAGATCGTGGCGTCGGCGGTCCTCGCTGGGGAGCTGAACCTAATACTTGCGCTGGCTAGAAACGAGCTCGCTAGAGCCCACCAGGCGTTGGGCCGTTCTAGGCAATAA
- a CDS encoding Zn-ribbon domain-containing OB-fold protein: MEHESVPLYWRNIPSYYRLVAKRCRKCGEVYYPPAVKCPKCGSAELEDFQLPHEGELVEFTVLRSVPTDFLKQKPLVIGLVKLGPVKVLGQIVDAAPEKLKAGQKMEVVFRRVVVDGKYGLVMYGYKFRPRP, from the coding sequence ATGGAACACGAGTCGGTTCCCCTATACTGGCGCAACATACCTAGCTATTACCGCCTCGTGGCCAAACGGTGTAGGAAATGCGGCGAGGTCTACTACCCGCCGGCGGTCAAATGCCCCAAGTGCGGGTCGGCGGAGCTGGAGGACTTTCAACTGCCCCACGAGGGGGAGCTGGTGGAGTTCACAGTGTTGAGGTCGGTCCCCACAGACTTCCTCAAACAGAAGCCGTTGGTGATAGGCCTCGTGAAGCTGGGCCCCGTCAAGGTGCTCGGCCAAATAGTCGACGCGGCGCCGGAGAAGTTGAAGGCCGGCCAGAAGATGGAGGTGGTCTTCAGACGCGTGGTCGTGGACGGGAAATACGGGCTCGTGATGTACGGGTACAAGTTTAGGCCGAGGCCATGA
- a CDS encoding CDP-alcohol phosphatidyltransferase family protein, giving the protein MIEKLRKYVNLDRIGAYIPIPADAVTALSLVVALLGVFLTWSGWPLWPFIAAVGALDVVDGAVARARGTAGRPGALLDSTLDRYTDALILLYFYPSVPHLLVYASLVGTFLISYVRARAESLGLSMRGVGFMERAERILYLLAASLVGLFAREALVPALYLYAALVNAAAAYRFLAAYRALKR; this is encoded by the coding sequence GTGATCGAGAAGTTGCGGAAGTACGTAAACCTCGACAGAATCGGCGCGTACATACCCATACCCGCCGACGCCGTAACGGCCCTCTCCCTCGTCGTGGCCCTCCTCGGCGTCTTTTTGACATGGAGCGGCTGGCCTCTCTGGCCCTTCATAGCGGCTGTGGGGGCCCTCGACGTGGTCGACGGCGCGGTGGCCAGGGCGAGGGGGACCGCGGGGAGGCCGGGCGCCCTCTTGGACTCGACGTTGGACAGATATACGGACGCGTTGATCCTGCTGTACTTCTACCCCTCTGTCCCCCATCTGCTCGTATATGCCTCACTCGTGGGCACTTTCTTGATCAGCTACGTGAGGGCGAGGGCTGAGTCCCTCGGGCTCTCGATGAGGGGAGTCGGGTTCATGGAGAGGGCCGAGAGGATCCTCTACCTCCTCGCCGCGTCGCTCGTGGGCTTGTTCGCCAGAGAGGCCTTGGTCCCAGCCCTATACCTCTACGCGGCGCTCGTCAACGCGGCCGCCGCCTATAGGTTTCTGGCCGCCTACCGGGCCCTCAAGCGTTGA
- a CDS encoding TATA-box-binding protein: MESSKRQGPTHKIENIVATVNLGVELDLEQLAEKLPVAEYNPDQFPGLILRLTKPRISALIFRTGKMVCTGAKNENDLKNAVHALVKLLNDHGANVPLNPEVQVQNIVASGSLNAEVDLEQAALLLENAMYEPEQFPGLIYRMTDPRVVVLIFGSGKIVCTGAKSEKDVAVAVQQLYDKLREIGVLYVEEGGGEEAEELEEEGEEEE; encoded by the coding sequence ATGGAATCTTCTAAAAGGCAGGGCCCTACTCACAAGATAGAGAACATAGTGGCGACGGTCAATCTCGGCGTCGAGCTCGACCTGGAGCAGCTGGCGGAGAAGTTGCCCGTGGCCGAGTACAACCCAGACCAGTTCCCCGGCCTTATCTTGAGGCTCACCAAGCCGAGGATCTCCGCCTTGATTTTCAGGACGGGCAAGATGGTGTGCACCGGCGCCAAGAACGAGAACGATCTGAAGAACGCCGTCCACGCCTTGGTGAAGCTCTTGAACGACCACGGCGCTAACGTGCCGCTCAACCCCGAGGTCCAAGTACAGAACATAGTGGCCTCGGGTAGCCTAAACGCCGAGGTCGACCTAGAGCAGGCGGCGCTGTTGTTGGAGAACGCCATGTACGAGCCGGAGCAGTTCCCCGGCCTAATCTACAGAATGACCGATCCCAGAGTCGTCGTCTTGATATTCGGCAGCGGCAAGATAGTGTGCACCGGCGCCAAGTCCGAGAAGGACGTCGCGGTGGCTGTCCAGCAGCTCTACGACAAGCTTAGGGAGATAGGGGTGCTCTACGTCGAGGAGGGCGGCGGCGAGGAGGCCGAGGAGCTTGAGGAGGAGGGCGAGGAGGAAGAGTGA
- a CDS encoding 30S ribosomal protein S25e encodes MGGKKRPTLSQLAKKAEKAQQQQQQAQAKAKKKEEAGPKRPAQSAFDKLLEALSKDIQSMPIVTVYEVASKYGVKMTVARKALRALRDKGDLVLVVKGHRTEAYIPARRAAS; translated from the coding sequence GTGGGCGGGAAGAAAAGGCCTACCCTAAGCCAGCTCGCCAAGAAGGCCGAGAAGGCCCAACAACAGCAACAACAAGCCCAAGCTAAGGCCAAGAAGAAGGAGGAGGCGGGGCCTAAAAGGCCGGCGCAGTCGGCTTTCGACAAGTTGCTTGAGGCCCTCTCGAAGGATATACAGTCGATGCCTATAGTGACGGTCTACGAAGTGGCCAGCAAGTACGGGGTCAAGATGACCGTGGCCCGGAAGGCTCTCAGAGCCCTTAGAGACAAAGGCGACCTCGTGCTGGTCGTCAAGGGCCACAGGACTGAGGCCTACATCCCGGCGCGCCGCGCGGCGAGCTAA
- a CDS encoding FaeA/PapI family transcriptional regulator, which produces MPRRQTDKVLQRKDQILELLKKHGELTTSAIMRLTGMSHSQIFYVLKMLEKEGFIKEVRRGKIAYWRLNVEQESGLKEQ; this is translated from the coding sequence ATGCCCCGCCGCCAGACGGACAAGGTCCTCCAGAGGAAGGACCAGATACTGGAGTTGCTGAAGAAGCACGGGGAGCTCACCACCAGCGCCATAATGAGGCTCACCGGCATGAGCCACAGCCAGATCTTCTACGTGTTGAAGATGTTGGAGAAGGAGGGGTTCATAAAGGAGGTGCGGCGCGGGAAGATAGCCTATTGGCGCCTCAATGTTGAGCAAGAAAGCGGACTTAAAGAACAGTGA
- a CDS encoding hydroxymethylglutaryl-CoA synthase, whose amino-acid sequence MRTGIVSWGAYIPKYRIRTEDIAATWGDDPTRIVDLYLVYEKSVEGYDEDAVTIATEAARRALRRGNVDPKRIGAVYSGTESKPYAVKPISSILIDALGLTNNVFTVDMEFACKAASDGIVAIAGLVDSGRVEYGLAVGTDTSQGEPGEHLDYSASSGGVAYVIGKDGVAAEFEAIYTYNSDTPDFWRREGSPYPMHGEGFTGEPAYFRHVVGAAKGVMEKYGYKVSDFAYAIFHQPNGRFPMRAASMLGFPPEKVKPGIVVTHIGNTYNASALMGLARVLEQAKPGDKILLVTFGSGAGSNAFVLNVTDVVLERQRADVPKVDDMIADKIYIDYATYLKNRKMVKLFE is encoded by the coding sequence ATGAGGACCGGCATAGTCTCCTGGGGGGCCTACATACCCAAATACAGGATAAGGACCGAGGACATCGCCGCTACTTGGGGCGACGACCCCACCAGGATCGTGGACCTCTATCTGGTCTACGAGAAGAGCGTGGAGGGGTATGACGAGGACGCGGTGACCATAGCCACGGAAGCCGCCAGAAGGGCTCTCAGGAGAGGCAACGTCGACCCCAAGAGGATAGGGGCCGTGTACTCCGGCACAGAGTCCAAGCCATACGCCGTGAAGCCCATATCGTCTATCCTGATCGACGCCCTCGGCCTCACGAACAACGTATTCACTGTGGACATGGAGTTCGCCTGTAAGGCGGCCTCCGACGGGATAGTCGCCATAGCCGGCCTCGTTGATTCGGGCAGGGTGGAGTACGGACTTGCCGTAGGCACGGACACGTCCCAAGGCGAGCCGGGGGAGCACCTGGACTACTCGGCCAGTAGCGGCGGAGTCGCCTACGTCATAGGTAAGGACGGCGTGGCGGCCGAGTTCGAGGCTATATACACCTACAACTCCGACACGCCCGACTTCTGGCGCAGGGAGGGCTCTCCGTACCCCATGCACGGGGAGGGCTTCACGGGAGAGCCGGCCTATTTCAGACACGTGGTCGGCGCCGCCAAGGGCGTAATGGAGAAGTACGGCTACAAGGTGTCCGACTTCGCCTACGCCATATTCCACCAGCCCAACGGGAGGTTCCCCATGCGCGCGGCCTCCATGTTGGGCTTCCCGCCCGAGAAGGTCAAGCCGGGGATAGTGGTGACCCACATAGGCAACACCTACAACGCGTCTGCCTTGATGGGCCTCGCCAGAGTCCTGGAGCAAGCGAAGCCGGGCGACAAGATCTTGTTGGTGACCTTCGGCTCGGGCGCCGGCTCCAACGCGTTCGTCCTAAACGTGACCGACGTCGTTCTGGAAAGGCAGAGGGCAGACGTCCCCAAGGTGGACGACATGATAGCCGACAAGATATACATAGACTACGCGACATATCTCAAGAATAGGAAGATGGTAAAACTCTTCGAATAG
- a CDS encoding DNA-directed DNA polymerase I, giving the protein MAFEEEEFLEEGEEIREFEGEEVAEFKIKGAVSTSIPPSIVLSVTYDGAEGKALVKLYDPAGDIVYYWYDNTGHRPYLVTDLPPEVIAEKFPDVLRHPGFSHMEAVEKYDALSDRKIVMTKVYAKDPLSIGGSRKSIRDVLPKTWESRIKYHHSYLFDRGIIPGMWYRSEGNGLIPVEVEIPPEVAKSLSSVFSSDDERAEAANWIPLFQAPIPHIKRVAIDIEVFTPQENKVPNPREAEYEIVSVALVGSDGLRRVLLLRRPGVNVDLKALSDAEFDVMFFDSEYDLVAEVFKTIVQYPLVVTFNGDNFDMPYLYNRALALGFKREEIPVVARRDYVTVAPGIHIDLYKFFAIKAVEVYAFGGVYRGERGLDAIASAILGVGKVERQGVVSSMPLDELAEYNFRDAFITLYFTLYNDELVMKLMLLLSRIAKMPLEDLTRSQVSAWIRNMLYYEHRRRGWLIPNKEDIIKSRGEAYTKAIIKGKKYAGAVVLDPPAGVFFNVYVLDFASLYPSVISKWNLSYETVNCQNKEGAEKPIAELPHWICKGRRGITSLLVGILRDLRVHVYKRLAKSAPTPQEKALYDVVQSAMKVFINASYGVFGAETFPLYCPPVAELTTALARYVMTSTVLRAIELGMEPIYGDTDSLFLLGASDERIKGLVDYAAQLGIDIDLDKIYRFVLFSGRKKNYLGVTSDGGVVIKGLVGKKRNAPVFVKELMDDIVERLRAINTLDDLFKVREEVSALVKEYESELREKRITLDKLAIKTSLNKDLDEYTKNKPQHVKAAELLSKAMGVRLGKGDVIAYVKTRDSLGVKPVQLARIDEIDDRKYVEFMATTVEQVLEALGFTMEELRGVGKLVG; this is encoded by the coding sequence GTGGCTTTTGAGGAAGAGGAGTTCCTAGAGGAGGGCGAGGAGATCCGGGAGTTTGAGGGGGAGGAGGTGGCCGAGTTTAAGATAAAGGGCGCCGTATCGACCTCCATACCGCCGTCGATAGTCCTCTCGGTCACCTACGACGGGGCGGAGGGCAAGGCCTTGGTGAAGCTCTACGACCCGGCGGGGGATATAGTCTACTACTGGTACGACAACACGGGACATAGGCCGTATCTCGTGACAGACCTCCCCCCCGAGGTAATCGCCGAGAAGTTCCCCGACGTGTTGAGGCATCCGGGCTTCAGCCACATGGAGGCGGTGGAGAAGTACGACGCTCTCTCCGATAGGAAGATTGTGATGACTAAGGTATACGCCAAGGACCCCCTATCCATAGGCGGGAGTAGGAAGTCTATCAGAGACGTGTTGCCCAAGACTTGGGAGTCCAGGATAAAGTACCACCACAGCTATCTGTTCGACAGAGGGATCATACCTGGCATGTGGTACCGCAGCGAGGGCAACGGCCTAATCCCCGTGGAGGTGGAGATACCGCCGGAGGTGGCCAAAAGCCTCTCCAGCGTCTTCTCCTCGGACGACGAGAGGGCCGAGGCGGCCAACTGGATACCGCTCTTCCAGGCCCCCATACCCCACATAAAGAGGGTGGCCATAGACATCGAGGTGTTCACGCCGCAAGAGAACAAGGTCCCCAACCCCAGAGAGGCGGAGTACGAGATAGTCTCTGTGGCCCTCGTCGGCAGCGACGGCTTGCGCAGAGTCCTCCTCTTGAGGAGGCCCGGCGTCAACGTCGACTTGAAGGCGCTCTCGGACGCAGAGTTCGACGTGATGTTCTTCGACAGCGAATACGACCTAGTCGCCGAGGTGTTCAAGACCATCGTCCAGTACCCCCTAGTGGTGACGTTCAACGGCGACAACTTCGACATGCCCTATCTCTACAACAGAGCGCTCGCCCTCGGCTTCAAGAGAGAGGAGATACCGGTAGTGGCCAGGAGGGACTACGTCACCGTGGCCCCCGGCATCCACATAGACCTCTACAAGTTCTTCGCGATAAAGGCGGTCGAGGTCTACGCCTTCGGCGGCGTCTATAGAGGCGAGAGGGGCCTAGACGCCATCGCATCGGCCATACTCGGCGTCGGCAAGGTCGAGAGGCAGGGAGTCGTGTCCTCCATGCCCCTCGACGAGCTCGCCGAGTACAACTTCCGCGACGCCTTCATAACCCTCTACTTCACCCTATACAACGACGAGCTGGTCATGAAGCTCATGTTGCTCTTGTCGAGGATAGCGAAGATGCCTCTCGAGGACTTGACCAGATCCCAAGTGTCGGCCTGGATCAGGAACATGCTGTACTACGAGCACAGGAGGAGGGGCTGGCTGATACCCAACAAGGAGGATATAATAAAGTCGAGAGGCGAGGCGTACACCAAGGCGATAATCAAGGGCAAGAAATACGCGGGGGCCGTGGTCTTGGACCCGCCGGCGGGGGTCTTCTTCAACGTCTACGTGCTGGACTTCGCCTCGCTCTACCCCTCCGTTATAAGCAAGTGGAATCTGTCCTACGAGACTGTCAACTGCCAGAACAAGGAGGGGGCCGAGAAGCCCATCGCCGAGCTTCCCCACTGGATATGTAAAGGGAGGAGGGGGATAACCAGCTTGTTGGTGGGCATCTTGAGGGACTTGAGAGTCCACGTCTACAAACGGCTCGCAAAGAGCGCGCCGACGCCGCAGGAGAAGGCCCTCTACGACGTCGTGCAGAGCGCGATGAAGGTGTTCATAAACGCGTCCTACGGAGTCTTCGGCGCCGAGACGTTCCCGCTCTACTGCCCGCCAGTCGCCGAGCTGACGACCGCGTTGGCCAGATACGTCATGACGAGCACAGTGTTGAGGGCCATAGAGCTGGGCATGGAGCCGATATACGGCGACACGGACAGCCTCTTCTTGTTGGGCGCCTCCGACGAGAGGATAAAGGGGCTTGTGGACTACGCCGCGCAGCTCGGCATAGACATAGACCTCGACAAGATATACAGGTTCGTGCTGTTCAGCGGGCGCAAGAAGAACTACTTGGGCGTCACGTCCGACGGCGGCGTCGTGATAAAGGGGCTGGTCGGCAAGAAGCGCAACGCCCCCGTCTTCGTCAAGGAGCTCATGGACGACATAGTGGAGAGGTTGAGGGCCATCAACACCCTCGACGACCTCTTCAAAGTGAGGGAGGAGGTGTCGGCCTTGGTCAAGGAGTACGAGTCGGAGCTACGCGAGAAGAGGATAACTCTGGACAAGCTCGCGATAAAGACCTCGCTTAACAAGGACTTGGACGAATATACCAAGAACAAGCCGCAACACGTCAAGGCCGCGGAGCTCTTGAGTAAGGCGATGGGCGTCAGGCTCGGCAAAGGCGACGTGATAGCCTATGTGAAGACCAGAGACTCGCTAGGCGTCAAGCCGGTGCAGCTGGCCCGTATAGACGAGATAGACGACCGCAAATACGTGGAGTTCATGGCGACGACTGTGGAGCAGGTGCTGGAGGCGTTGGGCTTCACCATGGAGGAGCTGAGGGGCGTGGGGAAACTGGTCGGGTGA
- a CDS encoding thiolase family protein, translating into MQDVWVNGTAMMQTGRHYNLNIDEMAARVLDEALKDAGYPELDALFVASATAEQADKQQMLGAYIASRLGLDKIATYRVENADGSGGSALMAAAMAVRSGLYNCVAVVGVDKPNDVLSNQQQDIYSTATDSVYERYFGVTPAAQAALMAKMYLAKYEYKYEDLALWPVLMHKYGASNPYAYIRKQAKVEDVLDSELVSDPLRLYDVGPMADGAAAAVLCSRKGVAKVLGMWSSTNAVPFNARQEYDVLYSAREAAERAYRMAGVTPRDVATAEVHDSYSILGVLAVEALGLAPRGGLLASLRSGAEVRVNLSGGLKSRGNVMGATGVYQAVEVVWQLIGRGPFKRVDGSIGVVHSMGGVDRTSTVVVLGL; encoded by the coding sequence ATGCAAGACGTATGGGTAAACGGCACGGCCATGATGCAGACAGGCCGCCACTACAACCTGAACATCGACGAGATGGCGGCGAGAGTCCTCGACGAGGCTCTAAAAGACGCCGGCTATCCGGAGCTGGACGCCCTCTTCGTGGCGTCGGCGACCGCCGAGCAGGCGGATAAACAGCAGATGTTGGGGGCCTACATAGCCTCGCGGCTGGGCCTCGACAAGATAGCCACTTACAGAGTCGAGAACGCCGACGGCTCTGGCGGCTCGGCCCTCATGGCGGCCGCCATGGCGGTTAGGTCGGGCCTCTACAACTGCGTCGCGGTGGTCGGCGTCGACAAGCCCAACGACGTCCTTTCAAACCAGCAACAGGACATATACTCGACCGCCACAGACAGCGTCTACGAGCGGTATTTCGGCGTGACCCCAGCGGCGCAGGCCGCGCTTATGGCCAAGATGTATCTGGCCAAGTACGAGTACAAGTACGAGGACCTAGCCCTCTGGCCCGTCCTCATGCACAAATACGGCGCCTCGAACCCCTACGCCTATATAAGGAAGCAGGCGAAGGTTGAAGACGTCCTCGACAGCGAGCTGGTCAGCGACCCCTTGAGGCTGTACGACGTGGGGCCTATGGCGGACGGCGCCGCCGCGGCCGTTCTGTGTAGCAGAAAGGGCGTGGCGAAAGTGTTGGGCATGTGGAGCTCCACCAACGCCGTGCCCTTCAACGCAAGGCAGGAGTACGACGTGCTGTACTCGGCCAGAGAGGCCGCCGAGAGGGCCTACAGAATGGCCGGCGTGACGCCGCGCGACGTGGCTACCGCCGAGGTCCACGACTCCTATTCTATATTGGGCGTCCTCGCGGTCGAGGCCCTCGGCCTGGCCCCGCGCGGCGGGCTCCTCGCCTCGTTGAGGTCGGGCGCCGAGGTCAGGGTCAACCTCAGCGGCGGCCTGAAGAGCAGAGGGAACGTTATGGGCGCCACCGGCGTCTACCAAGCCGTAGAGGTGGTCTGGCAACTTATCGGCAGAGGGCCCTTCAAGAGAGTCGACGGCTCTATAGGCGTGGTCCACTCCATGGGCGGCGTCGATAGGACTTCGACCGTTGTCGTTCTGGGGTTATAG
- a CDS encoding DUF2286 domain-containing protein, producing the protein MSLVARISNGKVVEKRVVEEKIMEAVKKEGARWLDRWNPALSDFIILRDFVTLSYQAPITRELLEKIREFSPKRVGDKIEVTVPVFEVVYNSTWAGDNMRIDDAVVVAPHIDDASDEQIISSVLQEFAAPEEE; encoded by the coding sequence ATGAGCTTGGTGGCCAGGATATCCAACGGCAAAGTTGTCGAGAAGAGGGTCGTGGAGGAGAAGATCATGGAGGCGGTCAAGAAGGAGGGGGCGCGGTGGCTGGACAGATGGAACCCCGCCCTCTCCGACTTCATAATATTGAGGGATTTCGTGACCCTCAGCTACCAAGCGCCGATAACTAGAGAGTTGTTGGAGAAGATAAGGGAGTTCTCGCCGAAGAGAGTCGGCGACAAGATAGAGGTCACGGTGCCAGTCTTCGAGGTGGTGTACAACAGCACGTGGGCCGGCGACAACATGAGGATAGACGACGCGGTGGTCGTCGCGCCCCATATAGACGACGCGTCGGACGAGCAGATAATCAGCTCGGTGTTGCAGGAGTTCGCGGCCCCCGAGGAGGAATAG
- a CDS encoding 30S ribosomal protein S26e: MPKKRKNRGRHKGDKGHEQTLHCDNCGKLIPRSKAVRVTIPYSPVPPDLARELEKQGAIIPKYYITRTYCINCAVFFGLIKVRPREERKKRAPLAV; this comes from the coding sequence ATGCCGAAGAAGAGGAAGAATCGAGGGAGGCATAAGGGCGATAAGGGCCACGAACAGACGCTACACTGCGACAACTGCGGCAAGCTGATACCTAGGTCCAAGGCCGTGAGGGTGACCATACCCTACAGCCCCGTCCCGCCGGATCTGGCCAGAGAGCTCGAGAAACAGGGGGCCATAATACCTAAGTACTACATCACGAGGACCTACTGCATAAACTGCGCCGTGTTCTTCGGCCTAATAAAGGTGAGGCCTAGGGAGGAGCGGAAGAAGAGGGCGCCGCTCGCGGTTTGA